Within Solea solea chromosome 1, fSolSol10.1, whole genome shotgun sequence, the genomic segment CTGAGACGACTCATTACTCACGAGTTAATAAAGGGTTATACATTGTAATTGTCGCTTGCTTGATTGTCTTCTATGAAATAATTCAGCGATGGTTCACTTAATCATCCGCAGGTTATGGACGGCGTTCATCCTCCTCTCGCATTGTCTTTATCGGGTAAACGGGTCGACCCGTGTGCTGCGGAGCATCTTGACCTAAAGCCTTTCATTAGCAGATTGTTAACATTTCCAACGACAGACTTGATGAACTGCCGTCACAGCTCTTTAGCCGTGACTTCAAAATTTATAGCTGCGGATGATTTGCTTACATTCACTGCTGGGCTTATTATGAATGTCATGATGACCCTTCATGAACGACTTCGTTAATTGACTGCCCGCTAAGTCTTGATACGTAACGTATCTGGTCTTTAAATGCTTTATTAACCACTGATGAAGCCATAGGTTTAcaactatatactgtataatgtgcGACCTTTTAGAAAGTAGTATCCCAGAAATGATTTGCATGTATGTTAAAACATCAGAAATGAGGATGATAATAACACTTTTTACATGCATTATCCATAGTTGCCTCAATGAAGCAGATTTCGGCATCTATATTCAACGCTTTACACgtaataattatactgtatttgtatttctatgtACACTTTATGAGCGTACCTTTCTATTATTGTCCAAAATTGAACGTAGTATTCTCAAAAATTCGAACATCCCATGTTTCTGTCAACCTCAGCCCACATAGCACATGGAATTAATGTGTTTGGAAAGTGGTATATAAATATAGTACATTGGTAATTACACtaaattaatttgatttaatgccAGAATCATTTCAAAACTCTTCATTTACTAcatatgaaaaataacaaattaataagttgttgtttcttttaaagCACAATTTAAACTGACATCAACACACGATACACTTCTATTATAATTCAGCACAAAtcaatagctgtgtgtgtgtgtgtgtgtgtgtgtggactgtccTCCAGAACGAAGGGTTCAATCACTGTCACATTCGTCCCTGGGGTTCATGCTTTGTCGAAGCAGAAGCGACAGCGTACAcacttaacccttaaccctaacaTATTTAATGAACTGCTACATGTGTCCCTGTGCACTGCTGATACATGTGGTAGCTCAATGCTTTGTTAGTGGTGTGTAGATGCTGTGGATATGTTGTCCTGTGTAAAACACACAAGAGCGTGAGTGTTAAAGAAAGGCAGACGACACAGTGATGGGATAAGACGAGAGCGATTATCAGCGGGGTCGTATTTCATATCTTGCAATGGGTCGAAATGAATTGAAAGGTTGTGAGTCATGAGAGTTAAGTGGGCCGTATTGTGCAGTCTGCAAATTTGGCTGAAGCCAATTTGAGACTTTGTGGTGTCAGGGTATGAAAGTGCAGGACTGGATCAAAATGACAAAGCATGCAGTGGAGGAGGCGGTGCAGCTTTGTGAGAGCCGCTGTGCAGCACAGGGTGAAAATAAATTCTTGGCTAGAATGCTGGTGGGTCACATCATTGTAACCTTCTCTAATCCCGGTTTGCCAATTAATGTCAGGCATTTCtggattataaaataaaataaaataaaaaggaataacAGTCATTACTGGTGTCTGCAGTTCTCTCAGTCCTCTACGGGGCTGCAAAATTCAAATTGTATGGGAGATTCTATGGGCAGACATGggtctgtaaatgtgtgaacaATCACATACCAGTAGGTTTGGCATTATAACAGGAGTTGTTACATATTATGCTCCAGTTAACCAGCAAAAACAGGAGAAGGAGACTTACGGGCAGTTTCCTATACTCTCTGAGCGAAGCTGCACAAAGCATGtgataaagcagtaaaacacGGGAGCTAAATTGAGAAACTATAATCAACAGAGAACCAAGCAGTAAAATGTCAGTGAAGGTTACGAAGTGATAGCGTGTATTCTCTTGCTTTTTTGAGTCATATTTTAGTGTTCATTCACTCGGTTTTTAAAGGAGGAAACACTATTTATTTCTGGTTTTGAAGGCGGTTTGTACGTCACATTCGCCCCTCACCTCTGTGAACGCAGGTGCAGCGGTCAGCAGAGTCGCCTCACAATAAGGCAATTACTGGTGTGAACaaaagttcatttttttaatttttaaacccTGGTGTTAGGTGGTAACACATCAACTTTCCAGAGTGGAATTCACTGTCACTAGAGCCGAAACGATTACttaatgaatcgattattaatagATTACTAAATGAAATCGTGATGAAtgaatttgtggacaaaaacaagacatttgagaacatcatcatttccaggtttgacaaacagtgatcagcattttttaacgttttctgacattttatggattgaacgattactcgattcatcgagaaaataatcgttatttgCAGCTCTAACTGTCACTACTGTTTATTATTTGGTCCCATGCATGCACTCACGCTGTCACTTCTAACTTAAAAGGtcagaaatgttttaatttacaaagacgCCTGGGCAGCACTTCATTGACTGTCTgtagttttgtaaaaaaaaaaaaaaaaaagaaagaagaaaatgtcatagtacaggaAGTGGGGGATGAGCACAGGAAGTGAGAGTGTGAAAATAAATATCAGGCGTGGCGCCTAAACCTCGGTGAGGGAAAATACAAGAATAACTATTCACACATCCACAACAGATGAGGTGATGCAGCGTTACATGAAACACTAGCTCCTCCCACATGCTGGtggtcacatttttaaaaactggaGAAAGATGACAGTGGCAGCGGGGTTATTCTATACTTATTGTACAAACAGCAGTGTTGTGTAATGGGAAGAATGGTCATTGATAAATGGGTCTATATACGCTGCAGAAGGAGGGTCGGTTTAATCACAGTGAAAGAGTGGAATCTGCAGATGGATGAACACCATATACTGTGGTCTCCCTGGTCTCAGATAAACAGAGCTATGATATAGAAATAGGATAGAGTATATGTCTTTGAGAGGGCTATTGATATGTTATAGAGGGAGGGGTTTATTATGAATCTGTACCATCTCTATTCCACCTGTAGAAACGGGAGAAAGTCTGCCTTGAACCTCTATGGGGAGTAATATCAGTCAGATATAGTCTTATACCTgttttacatacatacagtagctCTTATTAAGGTCAGACAGTGTGGTGGTGGAACAATTGATTGATATATTGGCTatatctatctagctatctagCTATCTATTGACAGATCGATCAATAAAATAGAAAGTATAAAACACAAGACGTGAAATACAAGATGACGTAAATCTAAGAGTAAAatatcaatcaaatcaaataagaTAATACAGCGCAGCTCTACAaagaacacaaataataaataaaataaataaaaaataaaatgtttacaaaataaaaatgtagatttACTTTTGATGGATTAGAATCAACTTCTAGGTTTTGTGTTCTTGAGTCTGCACGATATTAAAATTCCCCATAATTTCCTGGCAGTTTTCAGCAGTTTTCTGTACTGGCTGTAAATTCTCAGTAATGGCTGTTAATTTGCGAGGATTACTGGAATTAAATGCCAgaataaagtataaaatataaagtaatCAATTTACAAATGAACTAATCTCTTttataccattttttttattttgtttattgcaGCATTCAGCCTGAAGTGACACCGCATGTCCTCCTGTGGGAGCTAGTGAGGCGCCACAGGGCATGAGGCCTGCAGGgcaacgaggaggaggaggagaagaagaagaagaagaagaagaagaagaaggcaaaTCTGAGATCAGTGGAGTAATTCGCTGACagactgttgctgctgctgctgccgctgcaggGACGAACCTATAAACAGAAACAAGGTCAGTTTACATTTCAccatgtatgtttgtattttatctTGTTATTTCACTGCAAGTCTGCAGTAGTGACTTGTGTTTTGCCAAAAAAAGAGAGTAAATAGGTGGACTACAAAAGAAGAGTGAATGTATTCACTTATAGCAGTCTGTAGTTAGGCATTGACAAGGATTAGAAGTTACACTTCAAAGGTCAGTATCTCTGGTTAATGAGTGatcagagtgttttttttctttcttattcagTATAAAcatatgaatataaaacatttcagtccTCACACCCTGTCTGTAAACAGAAGCACAACATTTCCTGGTGAAGTTGCATTTCATGGCTGAATATTCTTCACCTCAACTGTTCCTTTCCAAGCCTTCAGTTACCATCAAAACTCAAGATGTTAAGTTTTATTACACTGTGATCCAGATCACACTTGTttgctgttttaattacagttgtccatagAATACTTACTTAGTTgttgatttatttctctgtttttgatattaagaGGTTTATTTAGCATCAtaacaaaacaagcacttttactttgaaattctgtgaaatatcagctttattgtgatgtcatgatggaatattgtgttataattttaagGTCATTTGCCCACACGCTACTGAAgagtttttccacacttttgtTCTCTTGACCATTGATCATAGGTATGAATGTGAGAGAGAATGAATCAAAATAGAAGTATCTTGTATGTTGTGAAAACAGAAACTCTTAGATCCTGAAAATCTCGACCACAGCATCATGTCTGCGTTGACGGGGAAGGTCCAGACTGTCCTGGGCCTGGTCGATCCGAACCAGCTGGGCCGCACAATGACCCACGAGCACCTGACCATGACCTTCGAGTGCTGCTACTTCGCTCCTCCTCCACGTGATGCGGCCGTGGCGCAGAACCCTTTCCAAATGCAGCACATGCACTGGCTGAGGCAGAACCCCTACAGCTGCCACGAGAACCTGCTCCTGAATCAGGAGACCAGCGCCGTCCGGGACGAGCTGCTGGCCTACAGGAAGGCCGGAGGGAGCACGATCGTGGAGAACACCACCACGGGCATCGACCGGGACCTGCCCGCACTCCAGCAGCTGGCCAAGGACACCGGGGTCCACATCATTGCGGGAGCAGGATTCTATGTGGACTGCACCCACACTGAGGCCACGAAGAAGATGAGTGTAGAAAAGGTGGGGTACCTTATAGGTTATCATTAGCACTTATGTGTGGAATACAATTCCAGACTCACCATAAATGACCATTTATTAAGATAACTATTTATACAATCCAATCATGAGGGGTTTATTTGTTAAAAGGTAACATGGATCCACCCTGGATGGTGTCAGTAGCCGGTGTGTTGCATTCAATGAACGGCTGTAAATAGTAAACCCCAGGCTCTAAAGAGAAACACTAGCTCAGTCACTTATCAGTTTCTACATATCAGGCTATACACCAATTAATACATGTTCACACCATTTAAATTCACTCTTATTTTAGTCTAAATAACTTAAAGTGACCATGTCACCTGACCCGAGCCTGACTATCATTTCTGGATTTTTGTCCGATTGTTTTGTCCATATCCAAGCTCTAGTTCACATGTTTAATCTGATTTCTTATTAGAAATGACCACTTACCTGTTGAGATGAACATAAAAAAGAGTATTCCAAAGGAGGCTTCACGTCTACCTGTATTGTAAAGACACACTTTTGCAACTATAGCAACCTATGAATAAATATGGCCCGGTGCAGGTCAAAAGAACCTTAACTGACCCCTGATTCCCTGCACTCCAGCTCACAGACATCATCGTCGGAGAGGTGCTTCACGGGGCAGATGGGACAGACGTTCGCTGCGGTGTGATCGgagagattggcaccagctggCCAATCACAGAGAGCGAAAGGAAGGTGCTGAGAGCCACAGCACATGCTCAGGCTCAGCTCGGCTGTCCTGTTATTATTCATCCCGGCAGAAATCCTGCCGCTCCAGCTGAAGTCCTCCGGATTCTCCAGGAGGTCGGAGGTGACATCGGCAAAACTGTCATGTCCCACCTGGACAGGTACAAAGTCCCTGAGGACAGGACGTCAGtaaagtggaaaaaagaaaacaactgaatTATGTAACTGACAGTgtattaagctttttttttttttttttttttttttttttaaatataaacttattataaataattttaaatatgttgGAATTGCTTATCCATATATTTCAAGGTCTCCTCTTCCTTTTTAGTCTGTAAAACGAGGTGaaaatcagatttaaaaaagaatttgaCAGTATTTTGGGGGAGAATCCAGTGCATTATCAGCTAAATTACACGTTTTCCTGACTTGTTTATTGACATTTCTGAGGTCCTGCATGTTGCAAGGAAATCTGAAGTAGCAGTGACCAGTGCCCTCGTGCTGCAGGAAACAGCGTTCTTTAAGAATCGGTGTAGGAAACTGATCGTACTGAGAACTCTCTGTGATTGCCTGTATATAAATGCAGAATATGATGTTCAAAGAAACACGTAGCACCTTTGATTTTATCCTCCATCTCGTGTTTTCTTACAGGACCATATTCGATGAGGGTGAACTGCTGGAGTTTGCCAATCTGGGCAGTTATCTGGAGTACGATCTGTTCGGAATCGAGACGCTGAACTACTGTTTCAACCTGGACGTGGACATGCCCAGTGACAGCCAGAGAGTCAAGGCGTGagtcacactctcacactctcataTGACTATATGAActagatacagtatatgtgtagagtatgtgtgtgtgtgtgtgtgtgtgtgtgtacaaagaCGATTAGTCAGGCAGatatttgtcctttttcttttctttttttttaaataatctgctTTTCCAACGCATTTGTGTTCTCAGAAATCACGAAAACTTAATGTTCTTCAtccaaaagtttattttttcagtttttgatgacgcgtttcatgtatttaatatttatttgtttttttttattgaaaagacaaaataattgtCCTGCAGTGAACACATCAAATGTAGATTGGAGAAACAGACCATCACTGTTTGctgtattatttgttttcattcaacaGTTATAAACTGTTAGTTGTCCTAATTTCTAAAAACCAGCCTTAGCCATAGACAATCTATCTGCAATCCACacataaatgtgttcaaattcctgtttttcttttgatatattctttcattttttatatttggGGCGAAAATGCTGTCTCCTTCCCTGCTGATAGAAGAGTGTGtcctccagtttttttttttttttttttttcatgtaagcTGTGAGACACTAATCTCTCACCTCAGTGCAGGCAGGAGTGTGTGTCAACAGGACGGATAAAAAATGAGTTTCGTTGCCTGCGTTATTCACATTCCGAGCAGATggttgtccacacacacacatacacacacacacaagacaagtTCAACAAAGCGCGAAGGTTGATTGACAATTACGGTGTGTTTTTGGGCTTAAAACATGATTAGTTTTCTTGTGTTCACGGCCCCTTCGGTTTTTCCggttgtttctttgctctgcgCTCAGGTTGGCGTTCCTGGTGGACGAGGGCTACGAGGACAAGATCCTTGTCGCACACGACATCCACACCAAAGACCGCCTGACCAAGTACGGCGGCCACGGATACTCGCACATCCTGAAGAACATTGTGCCAAAGATGTTGACGAGGGGCATCACTCAGCAGCAGGTGGATAAGATTCTCATCGACAACCCCAAACACTGGCTGACCTTCAAATAAGGCAAACTAGAGGAGGCCGTAACCTTCGCTGAGTTTCTTACAGTGTCAGCACCCGCCCTAATCTAGCAACTAATTACCTTGCTCCATAACAGATCGCTGACTTAATCAAATAATTTCTTCTGAAATTTGCATTCAAATCCATCCTTTGCTTTTTGGGTCATGCTGctcacaaaacagacaaacagacaaaagcgGCTAAAAACACTCTACTCTAAATAAAAAGTGGCCGGTGACAGAAGCTTTGAtgaagctattttttttatctttggaTGATAACTGCACACTCTACAATGAATATCTCAAGCTCTTTGCAATAACAACAGTCCAAAGTGATTCCCAAATGTGACTTTGAACCATTAAATCAACAGCACTCCAGTGCTTCCACGTACATGTGTCcttaattttgtattttgtatatagCAACGATGTTTTCTAACTTTGTCTCTTCAGTAGAAGATAACTGCAGACTGTTGATTCAATCAGCTGAAATGCTTGACATGGCGATCCCTGTAAAGTACGACTTCATTTTATACAGCGATTATTAACTTTCCAAGCCAATGATGTAAAAGAAGCTCGCAGGGATCACAGCGCCGCTGATTTGCAATGCCGCTTCGGTCCCATTTATAACCACAAGAATAATGTTTGGTCTGCATAAATATGAAtgcaaatatacaaatattgaATTCCCTCCgaatgtgtgttgtttatgacacgcttgtgtgtatatatgggTCTAATTGATGTGTCGCTATCAATGCTGCTTGCGTTGTGTTTGTTCGTAAGTGacatttctgcaaacacacttttatgGAAGGTAAATAATGAGCCTGGCGGTAATCAGTATGCTGCTCATCTCTGCTCTCGACACAATGTGGCTGTGTTAGATGAGTTGTCCTGTCGCCCCTCAGTGGGTGACGGGGTGTCTATGGGAGGTTGACTGTCTGGCGGGCCCAGATGAAGGACATGTTCTCCTCGCACCTGGAAACAGGTGGCCTCACAGGGTGACTTCACCACATGATCAATGACGTGATTTCCACAGCTGACTGTGCGCAGTGAAAAACTGTGTAACTTTGATGAATCTTCCGGGGGGGGATTACAGCGCGAGGCGGAGGATTTCATTTTACGATATATTTAACATTGTGGCTGACAGGCTTATCTGGAGGAGCGTAACAATCAGCAGGCAGATCGATGGATGTCGTTGAGCTCGAGGAAACATTTCTCTCTATGTGTGACCGTCCACTTTCGTGATGGTGACTAACTACCAGACCAGCCCTGTTGTCCCAACCAGCTGTCACATAGAGACTGACAAGAAAGATGAGTTATGGCGATCATGTTGTGACAGTATGGACGTCATTATGGCCCCTTACAGAGTTCAAGTATGTTTTAAGCTGCACAGAGTTCAAATGTTACTTTTTATAATCATGCATCAATACAACTTTGAACATTTTCccctcatttttttcttttttgaaaaataaagcaCACATGTAGACTAACAACACTGTGAACAGAGTGGTGATTATGTGAGCATTGTTTTAGCATCTATATTTCAATGCTTAGAGTCAATACATTCAACTTTTAATCTACAGTCACTCAGTATGTGTTAGCATGGCGAGTATATGCCTGACATGGGAGCAAACCTAATTTGTAAAGCTACGAGATCATTCCAGGTGCATGAGTCAATCTGACAAGGATACAATTAAACAATGTATACATTAAGACGTGTTTTTCCTGTCATGTAACTACACAGAGCAGGTACATGCCTCCCTCCACATCACCCGCCAGtcttttgtaatatggaaatggtGAGCTCTGTCTCTGATAATCCAACTGACATTGAATCGAGACTGAGAAATGAAGCAAGCTATTTTGCAGAGCGCCTCCCCCTCCCATGGCAGACCGTTTCCATGTTTCAATCAGCGTACAACATGAAGCCGGAGAAAGTGCtgtacttgttgttgttgccccCGTGCGCCTTCCCGCCATCCAGTTTGATGTAAATCTCGTCCCCGGGCTCGAGGTGTAGAACAACACTGTTGCTGGCGTAGTCGTAGTTCTGATCGGCGTCTTGGGCAATGGCACTGGCTCTCAcctgcaggaaaacaaatgtcacatttaaattgtGAAACCAGAACCGGCGCGTCAACTTCATTTCAGCCATGGAATAATCATCACACAACTCTTTTTACTTGACACTACATGGAAAATGCACTACTCGTGTGTCCGTCTATGAAAACAACGTGCGTAAAAGTTGTGCGTAAAAATGTGGGGATTCTAAATGTGTTGTAAAACAAGTGTAAACTCCcactattttcatttttttgcacaGTTTTCATTAACTATTTTCACACCACTTATATATGAAACGTGCTACCTGGTTGTTTTTACAGAGGTCAGCCCACATGCTGGTTCCGTCTCCTCCTCGCATCAGCACATggtaaacaaaaaagtaaatccCCGGTATTGAGCAGGTGAATTTCCCAGTCGAAGGGTCGTAGTGGTTGCCTAGATTTGTGACGACGTCGTCAAATTTCAGCACTTCATAACCCTCATGCTGCTTTTTCAGTCCTGCATAAAACGCAATCTTTGGAATTGTGTTGTAAGTCGCAGCACTGATGGCACCGGTGGGGCCATAAGCTCCGGGTGCTCCGGGTGGACCGGGGGGCCCCGGGGCCCCTCTCTCTCCCGGCGGACCAGTAGGTCCAGGTGGCCCGGGCTCGCCAACCGGACCCCTCGGTCCCATCCTCCCTGCGCGCCCGGGCTCTCCTTGAGGACCTTGGATGAAAGTCGGCAGCGACTGAACCAGGCGGTTGTCTTTGATTGGGTTGGTTGCTTTGGCCGTGGCTGTGGCTGCGGTCCCGTGGGAGTCGCACACCATTTGACAGGACCCGAGCATCTCGTAGCGCGCAGGATTCCCGGCGGAGTTCACCACGACGGGGATCAGaaccaccagcaccagcaccagcgcGACGCCACAAACACCAGTTGCGATCATCTGCGCTCTGCGGATTCGTGGTGTTCTCCGGAGGCGATGGTCTTCCAGCCTGCTTCTGGGCGATATTTTGTCAGAGAGAAGAAGTCGCCCTGCTCTGGGTTTATGCTGCAACCTTTGGAGACCAAATACTCCTGTAAACGTTTGTGCGCAAAAGTAACCATCCACAATTTTACGCGCTGCAATATTCGCCCAATTACTTCATCTCCGCTCTCTCGCCGTAGGAAATAGAACAACAGAAGACTGTGTGAGAGTTAAAATCAGTAAGGAATCAGCGCTGTGTGATTGTGCAGCCACAAAGTCAGCTGCACAAGTTTCTGCTCACTGCGGTGCCACAGGAGAGAATGGGCTAGAAATTAAGCGTTGCCCGTTTCAGTGTTTGTGGAGTGAGGGAGGGGTGGAGGTGATGGATGGGTTAGAAACCGTGCATTTCTTTAATCAACAGAGAGAAAGTGAACAACATGCGCGCATCGATGCAACTTTGAAGCTTCCAAACAAATCGGATTTCATGCTTTTGTTGGTGAAGCCAGTGATTGTCTTCAAATCATTTCacctgcatttttctttttttaaagctctgTATTTCTTTCCCTAACATTGTTTCACCACTAAAGGTTATTAGCAGTTATCCAAACAGATCTAAAAGGTCCTGAGCATAATTAAGCCTATTAAGAGAAAAAGCTATACTCTTTTGGCACCTGGTCACACCTCGGTGGCTCCCCGTGTCCAATTTATCATTTGGAGAAAATCTATAGAGCCATTGAAAGGAAGGGGGGAGTCACTAGGAGCTGGCAGTGAAGGATGACTTCATACggaaatgaaatgactgaatACTGAGGCATTTAGAGGGAAAATAGGATTAGATCATTTAATTACCACAGGGTATTCACCTTTTGCAGCTgtaagttataaaaaaaatggttgcAATAATCAAAGTGATAGCTTATTTATCTGAATTCTTATTTATAGAACGattcaaatattgatttttaagGTTTAAAACCAATGTCTTGTTTGGATAAAAACTTGAACACGGTGGCTTTGCTGGGGTTTGAGTGATGAAAGGCTAATTGTTCGCGAGGAGGGCAGATGATGATATGCTCATGAATGCAGAGGCTGTCACTCTGTCGATGGCACCACTCGACCAGGTGGAGAGATAGATGAACAGGAAGTTAAAGACACGGACAAAGTGATggtgggtttgtttttgttttttgttttttgttttttttgggggggggcgCGAGGATGAAGCTGATTGCAGCCTCAATGAGATGCAGTGAAAGTTCAACTACAATGTTTGTTATCACAAAAAGTGAACAgttgaaaaagagaaacaatagCAAATAttacagcaaaaaataaaatgataatttgGCCAAatcatataaatatttaattgaaacacaaaaatgtttcccatttattttgtaaacacaaaatgtgaataGACATGttaaaattaaagctgcagtgtgtaacttttagtaACATCATGTAACATTATGTGTTTGCTGATTTCTTCCTCTGAATACTGGCTCTGtcgagcaatactatcagatctGACTGGGGgagcatatgtgtgtatacatcagCAGCGCAGGGAAGGGCCGACGGGGTCAAGAAGCAAActactaatggcgcttttccactatacagcaCGACTCGGCACATCACGGCTCGACATGGTTTTCCATGATTACAGTGATATAGTATTATAGttcctcaacgtgggcagagtcACGACATCTTTTAATATTCAACACACaaaaactagtgacttgtaaagcagttgtgttcgattaactgaatcattagaatcagttcattaaaaagatttgttcagtacttcctgcatgaccagagcacagactcctctgtcacGGACACTGAACTGAACGGTTTGGTATTCGGCTCGCGATAGCCACTTTTGGCAGCGTtatcactaaatacaccagatttcctctgttaaatgttgagattttagacatttccttgctaaatgttggagattaacacatgttttcaggaggtttaaacattttgaactgatctacagttcagcattgttctgtttgattcctgtgtcggacgtcaagctcatgactcttccagtgacgacactctctgaccaatcggtgaccggcagtctgtggacgtcacattttagtatcggctcagctcacttggaacctcaccagagcaggtgctaAATTACCAGGTCccatcactaatggaaaagcaaaaaaaaatgagtggAGTCGAAGTTTCTTGAGCAATATAGAATTCACTGCTGAAACTTTTCAATGTTGCTacttggagattaacccacgtttttaggattgttaagtagttttaagtgatctacaattcggcactgttcggcttgatttctgtccacgcgtctccggagtacagcctcctactccacagactacagcggcagcccGCGATCgccggtgctgtccctaaatacaccagactcctgttaaatacagagatttccctggtagttgttggagattaacccatgtttttaggattgttaagtagttttaagtgatctacagttcggcgctgttcggcttgatttgtgtgtgggacgtctcttcctgtgacgggactcaggCCAGTCAGCGACCGGCAGTCTGATCAATCATGGCATAGTACCTACTtaagcacgcttttggaaccagCAGGTACTagaaatagtacctggtaccaggtactatgctagtggaaacgctactttaACCTTGCCGTGGCATGACGAGACGAGTAgaagtagagccagtggaaatgtgCCATTAGTCTCTTACATTTATGTACAATTCATTTTATCCAAATTGAATTTGGTCATTGGAGCTCATCAGAATGCTCTGAGAGATTTAATTGAATATTGCTTtgtatttttaagaaaaataaccCACTGCAGTAACCTGGGCCATTCAAAATACAGGCAATTCCAGAAAGGACTTCAAAACAAACTGTATCAGCCTCTTTTGTGGTCCTACATGAACACATCATGTTCTATACTCAACGTTGTTCAAAGAATCtccatttttttcacattggAGATTAATGCAGCCTTTTTTGTGTTGGTGCAGTGGCTATAAATGGATAAGGGATGACGTCACAGACCTCTGTGCACTAATCAGGAGTTTCAGCAACATGTGAGTAAGAAT encodes:
- the pter gene encoding phosphotriesterase-related protein is translated as MSALTGKVQTVLGLVDPNQLGRTMTHEHLTMTFECCYFAPPPRDAAVAQNPFQMQHMHWLRQNPYSCHENLLLNQETSAVRDELLAYRKAGGSTIVENTTTGIDRDLPALQQLAKDTGVHIIAGAGFYVDCTHTEATKKMSVEKLTDIIVGEVLHGADGTDVRCGVIGEIGTSWPITESERKVLRATAHAQAQLGCPVIIHPGRNPAAPAEVLRILQEVGGDIGKTVMSHLDRTIFDEGELLEFANLGSYLEYDLFGIETLNYCFNLDVDMPSDSQRVKALAFLVDEGYEDKILVAHDIHTKDRLTKYGGHGYSHILKNIVPKMLTRGITQQQVDKILIDNPKHWLTFK
- the c1ql3b gene encoding complement C1q-like protein 3b codes for the protein MIATGVCGVALVLVLVVLIPVVVNSAGNPARYEMLGSCQMVCDSHGTAATATAKATNPIKDNRLVQSLPTFIQGPQGEPGRAGRMGPRGPVGEPGPPGPTGPPGERGAPGPPGPPGAPGAYGPTGAISAATYNTIPKIAFYAGLKKQHEGYEVLKFDDVVTNLGNHYDPSTGKFTCSIPGIYFFVYHVLMRGGDGTSMWADLCKNNQVRASAIAQDADQNYDYASNSVVLHLEPGDEIYIKLDGGKAHGGNNNKYSTFSGFMLYAD